One Catalinimonas alkaloidigena DNA window includes the following coding sequences:
- a CDS encoding RidA family protein codes for MSKKVIRTEQAPAPIGPYSQAIAAQGFLFVSGQIALNPRTGELVGGTIPEETHQVMKNLEQILQKAGSSFEKVVKCTIFVKDMNHFSTVNEVYGQYFQQQPPARETVEVSRLPKDVNVEISCIAMM; via the coding sequence ATGAGTAAAAAAGTGATTCGTACCGAGCAGGCGCCCGCGCCGATCGGCCCCTACAGCCAGGCCATTGCCGCTCAGGGATTTTTGTTTGTGTCCGGGCAAATTGCCCTGAACCCCCGCACGGGCGAACTGGTGGGGGGCACCATTCCCGAAGAGACGCATCAGGTCATGAAGAACCTGGAGCAGATCCTGCAGAAAGCCGGGAGCAGTTTCGAGAAGGTGGTAAAATGCACCATCTTCGTCAAAGACATGAATCACTTCAGCACCGTCAACGAGGTGTACGGCCAGTATTTTCAGCAGCAACCGCCCGCCCGCGAAACGGTGGAAGTGAGCCGCTTGCCGAAAGATGTCAACGTGGAGATTTCCTGTATCGCGATGATGTAA
- the gltX gene encoding glutamate--tRNA ligase: MDQPVRVRFAPSPTGPLHIGGVRTALYNYLLARKTGGTFILRLEDTDQNRFVPGAEAYILEALQWCGIMPDEGLSVGGPYAPYRQSERKDMYRQYAEQLVDAGHAYYAFDTPEELEAMRERLREAKVDNPQYNAISRMQMKNSLTLSAEEVKAKQEAGEPYVVRLKIPRKEEVRLYDMIRGWVLVHSSTMDDKVLLKADGMPTYHLANVVDDYLMKITHVIRGEEWLPSAPLHVLLYRYLGWEDVMPQFAHLPLLLKPDGNGKLSKRDAEKHGFPIFPLAWTDPNTDEQAAGFREEGYLPEALINFLALLGWNPGTEQELFTMEELVEVFSLERINKAGTRFDIEKAKWFNQHYLRQRSVPELAAWLRDDLAARQLSVADEVVQKVVEMVQERITFPQEMWQESYYVFEAPTQYDDKVVASRWTATAVQVLEAFAEALSDRTTLSPDETKALLNEVLEKHGVKMGKVMQALRLAVTGVGGGLDLMQLISLLGGAETARRIQHAVATLKPHEMEK, encoded by the coding sequence ATGGATCAACCTGTACGAGTGCGTTTTGCCCCCAGCCCTACCGGGCCCTTGCACATTGGAGGCGTGCGCACGGCATTATATAATTACCTGCTGGCCCGCAAAACGGGGGGCACGTTCATTTTACGCCTGGAAGACACTGACCAGAATCGCTTTGTGCCGGGCGCGGAAGCGTACATTCTGGAGGCGCTGCAATGGTGCGGCATCATGCCGGACGAAGGTCTGTCGGTGGGTGGCCCCTACGCGCCTTATCGTCAGTCCGAGCGTAAAGACATGTACCGTCAATACGCCGAGCAATTGGTGGACGCCGGGCACGCATACTACGCGTTCGATACGCCGGAAGAGCTGGAAGCGATGCGCGAGCGGTTGCGCGAGGCGAAGGTCGACAATCCGCAGTACAACGCCATCTCGCGAATGCAGATGAAGAATTCGCTGACGCTTTCGGCCGAAGAGGTCAAGGCCAAACAAGAAGCGGGCGAGCCGTACGTAGTTCGCCTGAAAATTCCCCGCAAGGAAGAAGTCCGGCTTTACGACATGATTCGCGGCTGGGTGCTGGTGCATTCGAGCACGATGGACGACAAAGTGCTGCTGAAAGCCGACGGTATGCCGACCTACCACCTGGCCAATGTGGTGGACGATTACCTGATGAAGATCACGCACGTGATCCGGGGTGAAGAGTGGCTGCCCTCTGCGCCGTTGCACGTGTTGCTGTATCGCTATTTGGGCTGGGAGGACGTGATGCCGCAGTTTGCGCACTTGCCCCTGCTGCTGAAGCCCGACGGCAACGGCAAGCTCAGCAAGCGCGACGCCGAAAAGCACGGGTTCCCGATTTTCCCGCTGGCGTGGACCGACCCCAACACCGACGAACAGGCCGCCGGCTTTCGCGAAGAAGGTTACCTGCCCGAGGCGCTCATCAACTTCCTAGCGCTGTTGGGGTGGAATCCAGGTACCGAACAGGAGCTGTTCACGATGGAAGAACTCGTCGAGGTATTTTCGCTGGAGCGTATCAACAAAGCCGGGACTCGTTTCGACATCGAAAAAGCCAAGTGGTTCAACCAGCACTACCTGCGGCAGCGGTCAGTGCCCGAACTGGCCGCGTGGCTGCGCGACGACCTGGCGGCGCGTCAACTTTCGGTCGCCGACGAGGTCGTGCAGAAAGTTGTAGAAATGGTGCAGGAGCGCATCACCTTTCCCCAGGAAATGTGGCAGGAAAGCTATTATGTGTTTGAAGCGCCCACCCAATACGACGACAAAGTGGTGGCTTCGCGCTGGACCGCAACGGCCGTGCAGGTGCTCGAAGCGTTTGCCGAAGCCCTCAGCGACCGCACGACCCTGAGCCCCGACGAGACGAAAGCCCTCCTGAACGAAGTGCTGGAAAAGCATGGCGTTAAAATGGGCAAAGTGATGCAGGCCCTGCGCCTGGCCGTGACGGGTGTGGGCGGTGGCCTGGACCTGATGCAACTGATCAGCCTGTTGGGGGGTGCTGAAACGGCGCGTCGCATCCAGCACGCCGTGGCGACCCTGAAGCCGCACGAGATGGAGAAGTAA
- a CDS encoding right-handed parallel beta-helix repeat-containing protein, whose translation MMRQLTLCGLLIGLVLFNACEKKTTEEPKPGRPPVADAGDDFTAPISADIVLDGSGSYDPDTNQLTYQWTVKSSPSGSNPTLSDATKVKAKLVADATGDYTIQLAVSDGVHPEVTDDVVVTVTDVEALLIDQRIESDLVIKDLFSDPNTPDCIVDGDIYVSAALTVEPGVVIQFQPESGFATKETGSLSAVGNATKPIVFKGTSASPGSWSSILFDSNNPANKLEYVTLEYGGFQEYYLGNQEAMVIVGDAARADIKHCTFLNSQNYGLYLYDEAVSVMLEDNQFLGNEGPAAYLHASQMAWMDKASDYAGEGNANGKQFLQVAASNVEKSATWPALNVPFRIAGTAKTTDASVVVTVEAGARIQFEGDDAGIWVDKGALKAVGTAAAPIVFTGAVESPGAWSALYFSTSNANNELSYVTVAYGGSGYYYTGNRESSVTVDKDARLTITNSTIGYSKNYGLYVFEEGELEAFGNNTFEGNEGAPLYLNSNSLGMLDAASDYSGDSAPNGLQFVEADNREDIDKSATWQKLDVPFRMVGTHKINATDVVIEVRPGAILSFADENSGIWVEKGAFKAIGTAQEKIQFVGVSPAKGAWSALYFDTNNTHNELQHIVAEYGGSGYYYTGNKESIITVSGNGRLKLTNSTIRNSRNYGVYVYSGGTLTESGNAFSGNAVNVESK comes from the coding sequence ATGATGAGACAGCTAACGCTATGTGGACTGTTGATCGGCCTGGTGCTGTTCAACGCGTGCGAAAAGAAAACAACCGAAGAACCCAAGCCGGGTCGCCCGCCGGTGGCCGATGCAGGCGACGATTTTACCGCGCCGATCAGCGCCGACATTGTGCTGGACGGCAGCGGCTCTTACGATCCCGACACCAATCAGCTGACCTACCAGTGGACCGTGAAATCGTCTCCGTCGGGCAGTAACCCCACCCTCAGCGATGCCACCAAAGTGAAGGCGAAACTGGTGGCCGACGCTACCGGCGACTACACCATTCAACTGGCCGTGAGCGACGGGGTTCACCCGGAAGTGACCGATGACGTCGTTGTTACGGTGACCGACGTGGAAGCGTTGTTGATTGACCAGCGCATCGAAAGCGACCTGGTCATCAAAGACTTATTTTCCGATCCCAACACGCCTGACTGCATTGTAGACGGCGATATTTACGTGTCGGCCGCCCTGACCGTCGAGCCGGGGGTGGTCATTCAGTTCCAGCCCGAGTCAGGTTTCGCCACCAAAGAGACCGGATCGCTATCGGCCGTGGGCAATGCCACCAAGCCCATCGTGTTCAAAGGAACGTCGGCGAGCCCCGGAAGCTGGTCGTCGATCCTGTTCGACTCTAACAATCCGGCCAACAAGCTGGAGTACGTCACCCTCGAGTACGGCGGGTTCCAGGAATATTACCTGGGCAACCAGGAAGCAATGGTGATTGTGGGTGACGCGGCCCGCGCCGACATCAAACACTGCACCTTCCTCAACAGCCAAAATTATGGCCTCTACCTCTACGATGAGGCGGTCAGCGTCATGCTGGAAGACAATCAATTCCTGGGCAACGAAGGCCCGGCAGCTTACCTGCACGCCAGCCAGATGGCGTGGATGGACAAAGCCTCGGATTACGCCGGCGAAGGCAATGCCAACGGCAAGCAGTTTTTGCAAGTGGCCGCCAGCAACGTGGAAAAATCGGCGACGTGGCCGGCGCTCAACGTGCCGTTTCGTATTGCAGGCACTGCGAAAACGACCGATGCGTCGGTGGTGGTGACCGTAGAGGCGGGTGCCCGCATCCAGTTCGAAGGCGACGACGCGGGAATCTGGGTAGACAAAGGCGCCCTGAAAGCAGTGGGCACTGCCGCCGCACCGATCGTCTTTACCGGAGCTGTCGAAAGCCCCGGCGCCTGGTCGGCGCTGTACTTCAGCACAAGCAACGCCAACAACGAATTAAGCTACGTAACCGTAGCCTACGGCGGATCGGGGTATTACTACACGGGCAACCGGGAATCCAGTGTAACGGTCGACAAAGACGCTCGGCTGACGATCACGAACTCGACCATCGGCTACAGCAAAAATTACGGCCTGTACGTTTTTGAAGAAGGCGAACTGGAGGCGTTTGGCAATAATACCTTCGAAGGCAACGAGGGCGCGCCCCTCTACCTCAACTCCAACAGCCTGGGCATGCTCGATGCGGCCAGCGACTACAGCGGCGACAGCGCACCCAACGGGCTACAGTTTGTGGAAGCCGACAACCGGGAAGACATCGACAAAAGCGCTACCTGGCAAAAGCTCGACGTGCCGTTCCGCATGGTGGGCACGCACAAGATCAACGCCACCGATGTGGTGATTGAAGTGCGCCCCGGCGCCATCCTGAGTTTTGCTGACGAAAATTCGGGCATATGGGTCGAAAAAGGAGCCTTTAAAGCAATTGGTACTGCCCAGGAGAAAATTCAGTTTGTGGGCGTGAGTCCCGCCAAAGGGGCCTGGTCGGCGCTTTACTTCGACACCAACAATACCCATAACGAGTTGCAGCACATTGTGGCGGAATACGGTGGCTCCGGCTATTACTATACCGGTAACAAAGAGTCGATCATCACGGTCAGCGGCAACGGGCGGTTAAAGCTGACCAACAGCACCATCCGCAACAGCCGCAACTACGGCGTGTACGTTTACAGCGGCGGCACCCTGACCGAAAGCGGCAATGCTTTTTCGGGCAATGCCGTCAACGTAGAAAGCAAGTAA
- a CDS encoding TIGR00266 family protein — protein MKRSHEVDYKIYGNDIQVVEVELDPQETVIAEAGAMLYMEDGIQFETRMGDGSNPSGGFMDKLFSMGSRLLTGESLFMTHFTNRGYGKQHVAFSAPYPGTIVPVDLGQMMRQELIVQKDAFLCAALGTRISITFNQRIGTGFFGGEGFILQKLQGDGMAFIHAGGTLIERQLNNETLRVDTGCVVAFEPQIDFDVQRAGGLRSMIFGGEGIFLATLRGTGRVWLQSMPISKLIQALLPHGKNRGKEGGSVLGNLGDLFES, from the coding sequence ATGAAAAGATCCCACGAAGTAGACTACAAGATTTATGGCAACGACATCCAGGTCGTTGAAGTAGAACTGGACCCGCAAGAGACCGTCATTGCCGAGGCCGGCGCTATGCTCTACATGGAAGACGGCATTCAGTTCGAAACCCGCATGGGTGACGGTTCTAACCCGAGCGGCGGCTTTATGGACAAGCTGTTCTCGATGGGATCTCGCCTCCTGACAGGCGAGTCGCTCTTCATGACCCACTTTACCAACCGTGGCTACGGCAAGCAGCACGTGGCCTTTTCGGCTCCGTATCCTGGTACGATTGTGCCGGTTGATCTGGGGCAGATGATGCGCCAGGAGCTGATCGTACAGAAAGACGCCTTTCTGTGTGCCGCCCTGGGAACCCGCATTTCCATCACGTTCAACCAGCGCATCGGCACCGGCTTTTTCGGCGGCGAAGGATTTATCCTGCAAAAGCTCCAGGGCGACGGCATGGCTTTCATTCATGCTGGGGGGACGCTGATCGAACGCCAGCTCAACAACGAAACCCTGCGCGTGGATACGGGCTGTGTGGTGGCGTTCGAGCCGCAAATCGACTTCGATGTGCAGCGCGCTGGTGGTCTTCGGTCGATGATTTTCGGTGGCGAAGGCATCTTTCTGGCTACCCTGCGCGGCACGGGTCGGGTGTGGCTGCAGTCCATGCCCATCAGCAAACTGATTCAGGCGCTGTTGCCCCACGGCAAAAACCGCGGCAAAGAAGGGGGAAGTGTGCTGGGCAATCTGGGCGACCTCTTCGAAAGCTAG
- a CDS encoding OmpA family protein: MSTFNLIALSLVLTLFVPGAEQARSQKNTSAEPEDLLHVQGKVTDGKSGEVIDAHLEYYKLPDSDKVGIYNTESGTFDLLMSGNAAYELEVVAQGYIPYQESLALYDHAGKEMVKNIELVPLKKGDVLRLDNLLFEQDEFYITESSYRELDRLVRMMEVNPTLEIRLEGHTDIRGNPRRNYQLSKNRIMEVGRYLQERGIDKNRLEFKAFGGSEPLVREGSLEQRAANRRVEVRIMKI; encoded by the coding sequence ATGAGTACCTTTAACCTTATCGCCCTTTCGCTTGTCCTCACCCTCTTTGTACCCGGAGCAGAGCAGGCGCGTTCGCAAAAAAATACCAGTGCCGAGCCTGAAGACCTGCTCCATGTGCAGGGCAAAGTGACCGATGGCAAGAGTGGCGAAGTGATTGACGCCCACCTGGAATATTATAAGTTACCCGACAGCGATAAAGTCGGCATTTACAACACCGAAAGCGGTACGTTCGACCTGCTGATGTCGGGCAATGCCGCATACGAGTTGGAAGTGGTAGCCCAAGGCTACATTCCTTACCAAGAAAGCCTGGCGCTGTACGATCATGCCGGAAAGGAGATGGTGAAAAATATTGAGTTAGTGCCTCTGAAAAAAGGTGATGTGCTGCGGCTCGACAATCTTCTTTTTGAACAGGACGAGTTCTACATTACGGAGAGTTCGTACCGGGAACTGGACCGGTTGGTTCGGATGATGGAAGTGAACCCCACGCTGGAAATCCGCCTGGAAGGGCACACGGACATTCGGGGCAACCCGCGGCGTAACTACCAGCTTTCGAAAAACCGTATTATGGAAGTAGGCCGGTACCTGCAAGAACGCGGCATTGACAAAAATCGACTGGAGTTTAAGGCGTTTGGCGGAAGCGAGCCGCTTGTGCGCGAAGGATCGTTAGAGCAACGTGCGGCCAACCGGCGAGTGGAAGTGCGCATCATGAAGATCTGA
- a CDS encoding OmpA family protein, producing MTRKFLLLCTLLLLASAVHAQEVQWASKVLDFSSELSPNEYSAKQALGKPNVLPAGGDGPNSWVAKNPDKDNFIKVGFSTPIKIQQIAVGEAFNPGAVYQVFTYDAQGKEYLINTFTPRPVTRSARMFNVFFNETEYEVAAVKITLDGEAVPGYNAIDAIGISNSRVPIDAEINILENINRDLVPERLSENVNSQYKELKPLLSPDGKTLFFSRQHHPENIGGVDDPEDIWYSELDANGEWGKAKNVGAPLNNGGPNFISSVTPDGNTMIVVLGNEYAKGDKMRAGVSISRKTADGWTKPENLKVENLYNFNDRANFYMSNSRKVLLMSIEREDSRGSRDLYVSFTKDDGSWTEPLNLGDDINTAGEESSPFLAADEKTLYFSSEGHSGYGGADIFVSRRIDETWQNWTEPENLGPEVNSLEDDIFFNIPINSDFAYYSRGVNENDADIYRLELPMIYQPAPVVVVKGKVLNVKTNEPIEANIIYEQLPEGKEVGAANSEPTTGEYQIALPYGATYGYLAEAPGYMSLSANIDLNSIKNEAGNEIEQNLYLVPVEKGATFTFNNIWFDFDKAVLKDMSMSELRRVTNFLNENPSVKIEISGHTDYIGSDAYNKALSQRRAEAVYSYLVKNGIAKDRLTAKGYGEERPTASNETEEGRAQNRRVEFSILEMENL from the coding sequence ATGACAAGAAAGTTTCTTCTACTATGTACGCTATTGCTTCTGGCGAGCGCGGTGCATGCCCAAGAGGTGCAATGGGCCTCTAAGGTGCTCGATTTTTCATCTGAACTCTCGCCGAACGAATACAGCGCTAAACAGGCTTTGGGCAAACCCAACGTGCTGCCTGCCGGGGGCGACGGTCCTAACTCGTGGGTAGCGAAAAATCCCGATAAGGATAACTTTATCAAAGTTGGCTTCAGCACCCCTATCAAAATCCAGCAGATTGCCGTAGGCGAAGCTTTCAACCCCGGTGCTGTGTATCAGGTGTTTACTTACGATGCGCAAGGAAAAGAATACCTGATCAATACGTTTACGCCGCGCCCCGTAACGCGCTCGGCACGTATGTTCAACGTCTTTTTTAACGAAACGGAGTACGAAGTAGCGGCCGTAAAAATTACCCTCGACGGAGAGGCCGTGCCGGGCTACAACGCCATCGACGCCATCGGCATTTCGAATTCGCGTGTGCCCATCGATGCTGAAATCAACATCCTGGAAAACATCAACCGCGATCTGGTACCAGAGCGTTTGAGCGAAAACGTCAACAGCCAGTACAAAGAACTGAAGCCGTTGCTGTCGCCCGATGGGAAAACCCTCTTCTTCAGCCGGCAGCACCACCCCGAAAACATCGGTGGGGTAGACGACCCGGAAGACATCTGGTACTCTGAACTGGACGCCAATGGCGAATGGGGAAAAGCGAAAAACGTAGGTGCGCCGCTCAACAACGGTGGCCCGAACTTCATCAGCTCTGTCACGCCCGATGGCAATACCATGATTGTGGTACTGGGCAACGAATACGCCAAAGGAGACAAAATGCGGGCGGGGGTATCGATCTCCCGGAAAACCGCCGATGGTTGGACCAAACCTGAAAATCTGAAAGTAGAAAACCTGTACAATTTTAACGACCGCGCCAACTTTTACATGTCGAACAGCCGCAAGGTGCTGTTGATGTCGATTGAGCGGGAAGACAGCCGCGGAAGCCGCGATCTGTACGTAAGCTTCACCAAAGACGACGGTTCCTGGACGGAGCCCCTCAACCTGGGCGATGACATCAACACCGCTGGCGAGGAATCGAGCCCTTTCTTGGCGGCTGACGAAAAAACCCTTTATTTCTCTTCAGAAGGCCACAGCGGCTACGGCGGTGCCGACATTTTCGTGTCGCGGCGCATCGACGAAACCTGGCAAAACTGGACGGAGCCCGAAAACCTGGGGCCAGAAGTCAACTCGTTAGAAGACGATATCTTCTTCAACATCCCGATCAACAGCGACTTCGCCTACTACTCGCGCGGTGTGAACGAAAACGACGCCGACATCTACCGCCTCGAGCTGCCCATGATCTACCAGCCGGCCCCGGTGGTGGTCGTGAAGGGCAAAGTGCTCAACGTCAAGACCAACGAGCCTATCGAAGCCAACATCATTTACGAACAACTTCCCGAAGGGAAAGAGGTAGGAGCAGCGAACTCCGAGCCCACCACGGGCGAGTACCAGATTGCCCTTCCGTATGGTGCTACCTACGGCTATTTGGCCGAAGCGCCGGGGTACATGTCACTTAGCGCCAACATTGATCTGAACAGCATTAAGAACGAAGCTGGCAACGAGATTGAACAAAACCTCTACCTGGTGCCTGTCGAGAAGGGAGCCACGTTCACCTTCAACAACATCTGGTTTGATTTCGACAAGGCAGTGCTCAAAGACATGTCCATGTCGGAATTGCGTCGGGTTACGAACTTCCTGAACGAAAACCCTTCAGTGAAAATCGAGATCTCCGGCCACACGGATTACATTGGTTCCGATGCTTATAACAAAGCGCTTTCGCAGCGCCGCGCCGAGGCCGTTTACAGCTACTTAGTGAAGAACGGCATTGCCAAAGATCGTCTCACGGCCAAAGGCTACGGGGAGGAACGGCCCACCGCTTCGAACGAAACCGAAGAAGGACGGGCGCAAAACCGTCGGGTAGAGTTCTCGATTCTGGAAATGGAAAATCTCTGA